Sequence from the Catenuloplanes indicus genome:
GAGCAGAAGGGTGCGCGCCCGGAGCTCTCCGAGGCGTCCGTGGTCGTCTCCGGCGGCCGTGGCGTCGGCGGCGCGGACGGCTTCAAGCTGGTCGAGGAGCTGGCCGACCTGCTCGGCGGCGCGGTCGGTGCGTCCCGCGCGGCGGTCGACTCCGGTTTCTACCCGCACCAGTACCAGGTCGGGCAGACCGGCAAGACGGTGTCGCCGCAGCTGTACGTCGCGCTCGGCATCTCCGGCGCGATCCAGCACCGGGCCGGCATGCAGACGTCGAAGACGATCGTCGCGGTGAACAAGGACGGCGAGGCGCCGATCTTCGAGCTGGCCGACTACGGCGTGGTGGGCGATCTGAACAAGGTGGTCCCGCAGGCCGCTGAGGAGATCCGCAAGCGCAAGTAGGTCCGTCGGTGTCGGTCTGCCGACACTGATGACGTCCGATCACCGGCGTCCCGGGGCCGGGCACACCTGTCGTGGTGTGCCCGGCCCTTACGTATGTCCTGCTCCCGGCCGGGCTTTGTGGCCGGCGTCGAGTGCTCTTCCCCCGTACCGTGGCAGATCTTGGGTTTTGAGCGGCGGCGCGCAGACTGCGGTCCGGGCCGATGGAGCGAACGGTAAGGACCGGTAGGCTGAGGGGTGATGGCCTACCTGGATCACGCCGCGACCACGCCGATGCTCAGCGAGGCGCTCGAGGCATACGTCGCCACGGCCCGCGAGGTCGGCAACGCGTCGTCGTTGCACGCCGCGGGCCGCCACGCACGTCAGCGCGTCGAGGAGTCCCGGGAACGGATCGGTGCCGCGCTCGGCGCCCGGCCCTCCGAGGTGATCTTCACGAGCGGCGGGACCGAGAGCGACAACCTCGCGGTCAAGGGCATGTTCTGGGCACGCCGCGCGACCGACGCGGCCCGCACGCGGGTGGTCGCCAGTGGTGTCGAGCATCACGCGATCATGGACTCGGTCGACTGGCTGGTCGCGCACGAGGGCGCGGCCGCGGGCTGGCTCGACGCGGACCCGATCGGCCGGATCCGGCCCGCCACGCTCGAGGCCGAGCTGGACGCGTACGGCGACGCGATCGCGATGATCACCGTGATGTGGGCGAACAACGAGGTCGGCACCGTGCAGCCGATCGCGGAGCTGGCCGCGCTCGCGGCCGCGCGCGGCATCCCGTTCCACACCGACGCGGTGCAGGCCGTCGGCCAGGTCCCGGTCGACTTCGGCGCCAGCGGCGCGTCCGCGCTCACCGTCACCGGGCACAAGCTGGGCGGCCCGGTCGGCGTCGGCGCGCTGCTGCTCGGCCGCGACGTCGCGGTCACGCCGCTGCTGCACGGCGGCGGCCAGGAGCGCGACGTCCGCTCCGGCACGCTGGACGCGGCCGGCATCGTCGCGTTCGCGGTCGCGGTCGAGACCGCGGTCAAGAACCAGCAGGAGTACGCGGCCCGCGTCGGCGGTCTCCGCGACCGGCTCGTCGCCGGCGTGCGCGAGGCGGTGCCGGACGCGATCCTGAACGGCGCGCCCGAGGACCGGCTGCCCGGCAACGCGCACTTCTCGTTCCCCGGCTGCGAGGGCGACGCGCTGCTGCTCCTGCTGGACGCGCAGGGCATCGACTGCTCCACCGGCTCGGCCTGCTCCGCCGGTGTCGCGCAGCCGTCGCACGTGCTGGTCGCGATGGGCGCGGACGACGACCGCGCCCGCTCGTCCCTGCGCTTCACGCTCGGCCACACCTCGACCCCGGCGGACGTGGACGCGCTGCTCACCGCGCTGCCCGCCGCGGTCGAGCGGGCCCGCCGGGCCGGGGTGATCAAATCGGTTCTCGGCTGAGCCACTAGTACGGTTGAGCTGAGAGCCTTACCCGGGGAGGGTGTTTCACGTGCGTGTTCTGGCGGCGATGTCCGGCGGTGTCGACTCGGCGGTGGCGGCGGCCCGCGCCGTCGACGCCGGTCACGACGTGACCGGCGTCCACCTGGCGCTCTCGCGCAACCCGCAGACGTTCCGGACCGGCGCGCGCGGCTGCTGCACGATCGAGGACTCGCGGGACGCGCGCCGCGCCGCGGACGTGCTCGGCATCCCGTTCTACGTGTGGGACATGGCCGAGCGTTTCCACGCGGACGTGGTCGACGACTTCGTCGCGGAGTACGCGGCCGGCCGCACGCCGAACCCGTGCCTGCGCTGCAACGAGAAGATCAAGTTCGCCGCGGTGCTGGACCGGGCGATCGCGCTCGGCTTCGACGCGGTGGTCACCGGCCACCACGCCCGGCTCGGCGCGGACGGCCTGCTCCGCCGCAGCGTCGACCTGCCCAAGGACCAGTCGTACGTGCTGGCCGTGCTCAACCGCGCGCAGCTGGACCGGTCGATGTTCCCGCTCGGCTCGTCCACCAAGGCGGACGTGCGCGCCGAGGCCGCCGCGCGCGGGCTGGGCGTCGCGGAGAAGCCGGACTCGCACGACATCTGCTTCATCGCGGACGGCGACACCCGCGGCTTCCTGGAGTCGAAGCTCGGCTCCGCGCCCGGCGACATCGTCGACTCGACGACCGGCGAGGTGGTGGGCGCGCACGGCGGCGCTTACGCGTACACCGTGGGGCAGCGCAAGGGCCTGGGACTGACCGTGCCGGCCGCGGACGGCCGGCCGCGCTACGTGCTGTCGATCACCCCGAAGACGAACACGGTGACCGTCGGCCCGGCCGCGGCGCTGGAGGTGTCCACGGTGTTCGCGGGCAAGCCGGTCTGGACCGGGCTGCCCGGCACGCCGGCCGGGCCGCTGGACTGCGTGGTGCAGCTGCGCGCGCACGGCGAGACGTACCCCGCGCGGGTGTCGGTGACCGGCGACGGCGGCCTGGTGGCGGCGCTGTCCACCCCGGCGCGCGGCGTGGCGGCCGGTCAGGCGCTGGTCGTCTACCGGCCGGACACGGACGGCGACATCGTGCTGGGCTCCGGGACGATCACGCACACCTGAGCGCGCTCAGTAGAGTCGGCGGTATGAGCGACGCAGCGGTGTGGCCGTGGCCGGAAGGGGCGGCGACCGGGATCGGATCGCTGCCGGGAAGCGATGTCGCCGAGGCCCAGCGGGTGGTCCTCGGTGAGTTCCCCGACTTCCCGCACCTGCCGGAGCTGCCCGGGCGTGGCCCGGGCGCGGACCTGATCGGCCGCGGCGCCGGCTTCCTGGTCGAACTGCCGGTCGAGCTCTACGCCGGCCGCTGGCGCGTCGCGTCCCGGCCCGGCAAGGACCTCCGTCGTACGCGTGACCTGCTGGACCGCGACGTCGACCAGCTGACCGAGCAGGCCGGCGAGTTCACCGGACCGGTCAAGGTGCAGGCGGCCGGCCCGTGGACGCTCGCCGCGAGCATCGAGCTGCCGATCGGCGGCCGGCTGCTGCGCGATCACGGCGCGGTCCGCGACCTGACCGCGTCGCTGGCCGAGGGCGTGGCCGCGCACGTGCGGGACGTCGCGGCCCGGCTGCCCGGCGCCACCGTCGTGCTCCAGCTGGACGAGCCGTCGATGCCGGCCGCGCTGGCCGGGCGGGTGCCGACCGAGAGCGGGCTGGGCACGTACCGCGCGGTCGAGGCGACGCTCGCGGCGGAGCTGCTCCGCCAGGTGGTGGACGCGGCCGGCGTACCGGTCGTGGTGCACTGCTGCGCGCCGGACGTGCCGCTGGACGTGATCCGGTCGTCCGGCGCCACCGGCATCGCTCTGGACCTGTCGCTGGTCAAGCGGCTGGACCCGCTCGGCGAGGCGCTGGACGCGGGCCTGGGCCTGCTGGCCGGCGCCGCACCCACCCGGCCGTCGTCCGGCACCGCCGCGGTCTCGTCCGCCGCGGTCGCGGACCGGGTCCGGAAGGTGTGGCGCGAGCTGGGCTTCCCGGCCGCGCAGCTGGCCCGGCAGGTGGTGGTGACGCCGGCGTGCGGCCTGGCCGGTGCGACCCCGGCGTACGCGCGCGCCGTGCTGGCCGCCTGCCGCGACGCCGGCCGCCGGCTGCACGAGGACGCGCTGAGCTGATGACGGTCGCGCGGATCGACGGCGCCGAGGCCACGGCGGAGCAGCTGCGCGCGCTGGCGTTGACCAACTACGGGCACTTCACGTCCCTGCAGGTGCGCGCCGGTGCCGTGCACGGCCTGACATACCACCTGGAGCGGCTGGACCGGCAGTCGCACGCGCTGTTCGGCCGCGGCCTGGACGGCACGCGGGTGCGGGGATTGCTGCGCGACGCGCTGACCGGGACGCCGGACGCGTCGGTCCGGGTCACGGTCTTCTCCGGCGAGGGCCGCCGGCCCAGCGCGGTCGCGCCCGCGGAACCGCACGTGCTGGTCACCGTGGACCCGCCGATCCCGCCGCTGACGTCGCCGCCGCGGGTCCGCACGGTGCCGTACGAGCGCGACCTGCCCGAGGTGAAGCACGTCGCCACGTTCGGCCTGACCTGGCACTGGCGCCGCGCGCAGGCCGAGGGCTTCGACGACGCGCTGTTCGTCGACCGCAACGGCCTGATCAGCGAGGGTACGGTGTGGAACGCCGGCTTCTCCGACGGCGACCGGGTGATCTGGCCCGCGGCCGGCATGCTGCGCGGCGTGTCGATGCGGCTGCTCATGGACGGCCTGGACCGGCTGGGCGTGCCGTGGGAGGTGCGCCCGGTGCCGCTCGCGGACGTGTCCCGGTACCGGTTCGCGTTCGCCAGCAACTCGATCACCCCGGTCCGCCCGCTGGCCGCGATCGACGAGCGTGGCTTCGCGCCGGACGACGCGCTGACCGAGTTGCTGGAGTCCGCCTACCGCGCGATCCCGGCCGAGCCGCTCTAGAGCGCCTGTGGGAGCCCGGCCAGCGCGGCGTCCAGCTGGTCCGCAGGCAGCGCGTGGTCGGTCATCTCACCGGCCAGGTAGGCGCCGTACGCGGCCAGGTCGAGGTGGCCGTGCCCGCACAGCGCGGTCAGGATCACCTTCGGCTCGCCGGTCTCCCGGCAGCGCAGCGCCTCCTCGATGCAGGCGGCCAGCGCGTGCGTCGGCTCGGGCGCCGGGACGATGCCCTCGGTGCGGGCGAAGCGCACCCCGGCCGCGAAGCACTCGGACTGCGGGACCGCGACCGCCTCGATCAGGCCCAGCTCGTAGACGTGCGAGATCAGCGGCGACATGCCGTGGTAGCGCAGGCCGCCGGCGTGGATCGGGTCCGGGATGAAGTCGTGCCCGAGCGTGTGCATCTTCATCAGCGGCGTCAGGCCGGCCGTGTCGCCGAAGTCGTACGCGTAGCGGCCCCGGGTCAGTGACGGACAGCTGACCGGCTCGGCGGCGCGGATCGTCACGTCCAGCCGCCCGGCCAGCTTCTCGCGCAGGAACGGGAAGGTCAGCCCGCCGAAGTTGGACCCGCCGCCGGTGCAGCCGACGATCACGTCCGGGGTGACGCCGATCTTCGCGAACTGGAGCAGCGCCTCCTCGCCGATCACGGTCTGGTGCAGCAGCACGTGGTTGAGGACGCTGCCGAGCGCGTAGTTCGTGTCCGGGTGCCCCGCCGCGACCTCGACCGCCTCGGAGATCGCGATGCCGAGCGAGCCGGGGGAGCCCGGATCCTTCTCCAGCACCGCGCGCCCGGCCTCGGTCAGCGTGGACGGCGACGGATGGATCACGCCGCCGAACGTCTCGATCATGATCTTTCGGTACGGTTTCTGATCGTACGAGGACCGGACCTGCCACACCTCGCACTCCAGCCCGAACTGCGCCGCCGCGAAGCTGAGCGCGGTGCCCCACTGTCCCGCGCCGGTCTCCGTGGTCAGCCGCCGGATCCCGGCCCGCGCGTTGTAGTAGGCCTGCGGGACCGCGGTGTTCGGCTTGTGCGAGCCGGCCGGTGAGACACCCTCGTACTTGTAATAGATCTGCGCCGGTGTGCCGAGCGCCTTCTCCAGCCGGTGCGCCCGGTAGAGCGGGGACGGCCGCCACAGCCGGTACACGTCGAGCACGTCCTCCGGGATGTCGACGTACCGCTCGGCCGTGACCTCCTGCTCGATCAGCGACATCGGGAACAGCGGCGCGAGGTCGTCCGGCCCGATCGGCGCGCGCGTGCCCGGGTGCAGCACCGGCGGCGGCGCGGACGGCAGGTCGGCGACGAGGTTGTACCAGCGGCGCGGCATCTCCGACTCGTCGAGAAGCACCTTGGTGACGTTCCGGTCCATCACGTTGCCCGCCCCTGCGTCCGTGGCACCGCGCCGCGCCGGTGCACCCTGCCGCGACGCTAACCCGCCGACCGCGTCCGCACCCGCAGGCGCGGCGCCCGGCCATCCCAATGGATGATCTCGGCTCAGTCCTCCGGCGGCTCGCCGGGCTTGTGCCGGACGTACATCGCGTCGCCCTGATAGCCGACGATCAGCTTCTCCAGCTTGAGCATGTTGATGACCAGATTGAGCGTGCCGTACGAGACGCCGTACTCCTCCTGGAGCAGCCGGATCGGTGGCATCTTGTGCCCGGCCGGCAGGTCTCCGCTGACGATCTTCTCCCGGATGGCGTCGTACACGCGATCCTTCTTCGACGTGCCCATGAATTCGTCCAATCTCCTGGCTCGCAAAGCCAAGTAGATCACCGAATTCGAATTTTGGTCAATCAAGTCGACGTAGTTGATCTAGT
This genomic interval carries:
- a CDS encoding cysteine desulfurase family protein, producing MAYLDHAATTPMLSEALEAYVATAREVGNASSLHAAGRHARQRVEESRERIGAALGARPSEVIFTSGGTESDNLAVKGMFWARRATDAARTRVVASGVEHHAIMDSVDWLVAHEGAAAGWLDADPIGRIRPATLEAELDAYGDAIAMITVMWANNEVGTVQPIAELAALAAARGIPFHTDAVQAVGQVPVDFGASGASALTVTGHKLGGPVGVGALLLGRDVAVTPLLHGGGQERDVRSGTLDAAGIVAFAVAVETAVKNQQEYAARVGGLRDRLVAGVREAVPDAILNGAPEDRLPGNAHFSFPGCEGDALLLLLDAQGIDCSTGSACSAGVAQPSHVLVAMGADDDRARSSLRFTLGHTSTPADVDALLTALPAAVERARRAGVIKSVLG
- the mnmA gene encoding tRNA 2-thiouridine(34) synthase MnmA — translated: MRVLAAMSGGVDSAVAAARAVDAGHDVTGVHLALSRNPQTFRTGARGCCTIEDSRDARRAADVLGIPFYVWDMAERFHADVVDDFVAEYAAGRTPNPCLRCNEKIKFAAVLDRAIALGFDAVVTGHHARLGADGLLRRSVDLPKDQSYVLAVLNRAQLDRSMFPLGSSTKADVRAEAAARGLGVAEKPDSHDICFIADGDTRGFLESKLGSAPGDIVDSTTGEVVGAHGGAYAYTVGQRKGLGLTVPAADGRPRYVLSITPKTNTVTVGPAAALEVSTVFAGKPVWTGLPGTPAGPLDCVVQLRAHGETYPARVSVTGDGGLVAALSTPARGVAAGQALVVYRPDTDGDIVLGSGTITHT
- a CDS encoding methionine synthase, whose translation is MSDAAVWPWPEGAATGIGSLPGSDVAEAQRVVLGEFPDFPHLPELPGRGPGADLIGRGAGFLVELPVELYAGRWRVASRPGKDLRRTRDLLDRDVDQLTEQAGEFTGPVKVQAAGPWTLAASIELPIGGRLLRDHGAVRDLTASLAEGVAAHVRDVAARLPGATVVLQLDEPSMPAALAGRVPTESGLGTYRAVEATLAAELLRQVVDAAGVPVVVHCCAPDVPLDVIRSSGATGIALDLSLVKRLDPLGEALDAGLGLLAGAAPTRPSSGTAAVSSAAVADRVRKVWRELGFPAAQLARQVVVTPACGLAGATPAYARAVLAACRDAGRRLHEDALS
- a CDS encoding aminotransferase class IV family protein — encoded protein: MTVARIDGAEATAEQLRALALTNYGHFTSLQVRAGAVHGLTYHLERLDRQSHALFGRGLDGTRVRGLLRDALTGTPDASVRVTVFSGEGRRPSAVAPAEPHVLVTVDPPIPPLTSPPRVRTVPYERDLPEVKHVATFGLTWHWRRAQAEGFDDALFVDRNGLISEGTVWNAGFSDGDRVIWPAAGMLRGVSMRLLMDGLDRLGVPWEVRPVPLADVSRYRFAFASNSITPVRPLAAIDERGFAPDDALTELLESAYRAIPAEPL
- a CDS encoding TrpB-like pyridoxal phosphate-dependent enzyme, whose product is MDRNVTKVLLDESEMPRRWYNLVADLPSAPPPVLHPGTRAPIGPDDLAPLFPMSLIEQEVTAERYVDIPEDVLDVYRLWRPSPLYRAHRLEKALGTPAQIYYKYEGVSPAGSHKPNTAVPQAYYNARAGIRRLTTETGAGQWGTALSFAAAQFGLECEVWQVRSSYDQKPYRKIMIETFGGVIHPSPSTLTEAGRAVLEKDPGSPGSLGIAISEAVEVAAGHPDTNYALGSVLNHVLLHQTVIGEEALLQFAKIGVTPDVIVGCTGGGSNFGGLTFPFLREKLAGRLDVTIRAAEPVSCPSLTRGRYAYDFGDTAGLTPLMKMHTLGHDFIPDPIHAGGLRYHGMSPLISHVYELGLIEAVAVPQSECFAAGVRFARTEGIVPAPEPTHALAACIEEALRCRETGEPKVILTALCGHGHLDLAAYGAYLAGEMTDHALPADQLDAALAGLPQAL
- a CDS encoding GntR family transcriptional regulator, with product MYDAIREKIVSGDLPAGHKMPPIRLLQEEYGVSYGTLNLVINMLKLEKLIVGYQGDAMYVRHKPGEPPED